A single genomic interval of Bacillus sp. es.036 harbors:
- a CDS encoding alpha/beta fold hydrolase, producing MLDYKLYKNKASGSETIVLLHGLGGNYGIFCHQIGTYKKKYHVLAINLPGHGQSPSTSSYGKPFTSELIANEILALLDQLNIMKAHLVGISLGSVAVHHLLQQAPERVQSAVLGGAITRFNPLASFLLMAGNAVKSFIPYMWLYKLFAYVMMPKSNHARSRKLFIREALKMNRSDFLAWYKLAPHVKETYMDVQENSGNIPKLYISGEQDHLFLKPLLEDTSSDEQANHFILEQCGHVCNVEKPREFNVASMAFFKRNRARTSISPAL from the coding sequence ATGCTTGATTATAAGCTTTACAAAAACAAGGCCAGTGGCAGTGAAACGATCGTCTTGCTACATGGTCTTGGAGGAAACTATGGGATCTTCTGTCACCAAATAGGGACATACAAAAAGAAGTATCATGTGTTAGCGATAAACTTACCCGGTCATGGCCAATCACCAAGTACGTCTAGCTATGGGAAACCTTTTACTAGTGAATTAATTGCTAATGAAATTCTCGCTCTTCTCGATCAACTGAACATTATGAAAGCTCATTTAGTGGGGATTTCACTAGGTTCAGTTGCGGTACATCACTTGCTACAACAGGCACCTGAACGTGTTCAAAGTGCTGTGCTTGGTGGAGCGATTACGCGATTCAATCCCTTAGCTTCCTTCTTGCTGATGGCTGGAAATGCAGTGAAATCTTTTATTCCATATATGTGGTTATACAAATTGTTTGCTTATGTCATGATGCCAAAATCGAATCACGCACGTTCACGAAAGCTCTTTATTAGAGAAGCCCTGAAAATGAATCGAAGCGATTTTCTTGCATGGTATAAACTGGCTCCTCACGTAAAAGAAACTTACATGGATGTCCAAGAAAATAGTGGAAACATCCCGAAACTATACATTTCAGGTGAACAGGATCACCTTTTTCTGAAGCCTTTGCTAGAAGATACTAGTAGTGATGAACAGGCAAACCATTTCATTCTAGAGCAGTGCGGTCACGTTTGTAATGTAGAAAAACCTAGAGAATTCAATGTTGCTTCCATGGCGTTTTTTAAGAGAAATCGTGCACGGACAAGCATTTCTCCTGCTTTATAA
- a CDS encoding helix-turn-helix domain-containing protein has translation MLKIMIVDDEQLERDAIEMMITREYGDKVKIVKAKNGREAISFVGEFQPHIVFMDIKMPGIDGVKAVRTIKLNHPNIRFIMLSAFDTFNYARDVMQQGVKEYLLKPGRKSEILAALSRVSKELEIEREEAAKKNHVQAQLAKAVHLLEGEWMNAILMNQVTEFSPAEWSELLGFQTTAGYALVFKFPNKQDRFNEMVQWIKKKVKSALPGEALIGVRDEYYLPCFLFSDSLQEKDKRLKAKLLPMLRNLLYEFNQYFGVAVCIGVGRPYKEAEQFVASYREALHTVRDLDVEQDVTYAFYHEGKSANVPRHDRTQEQESIVINAINNGDFTRAMKELDVYVEMIAVEPTSTYVQKLNELFLVAERILQNNGIVLSSYAYIRAENEYEASSLAREKLRKLSVHVHEWRALHGGDRLEQVKQYIRAHFHKQLTLEEAAEHVELSPYYVSKLFKDKSGMTFIDYVTEVRIGEAKREMLDASKSLKEICFNVGYKDPNYFSRVFKRKAGLSPSQYREKLLV, from the coding sequence TTGCTTAAAATCATGATTGTCGATGACGAGCAGCTAGAGCGGGATGCAATCGAAATGATGATAACACGAGAATATGGCGATAAGGTAAAGATAGTAAAAGCGAAAAATGGGAGAGAAGCAATTTCGTTTGTAGGCGAATTTCAACCGCATATTGTTTTTATGGACATTAAAATGCCCGGGATCGATGGGGTAAAGGCAGTTCGAACGATTAAGCTCAACCATCCGAACATTCGATTTATTATGCTTTCTGCCTTTGACACATTTAACTATGCAAGAGACGTGATGCAGCAAGGGGTGAAAGAATATTTGTTAAAGCCAGGGCGTAAGAGTGAAATTTTAGCTGCCCTTTCACGTGTCTCTAAAGAACTTGAAATAGAGCGAGAAGAAGCTGCAAAAAAAAACCATGTTCAAGCACAGCTTGCAAAAGCCGTTCACTTACTTGAAGGTGAGTGGATGAATGCGATCTTAATGAATCAAGTAACAGAGTTCAGTCCTGCTGAATGGAGCGAACTGCTTGGCTTTCAAACGACAGCAGGTTATGCCCTTGTTTTTAAATTTCCAAACAAACAGGATCGCTTCAATGAAATGGTTCAGTGGATCAAAAAGAAAGTGAAAAGCGCCCTTCCTGGTGAAGCTTTAATAGGAGTAAGAGATGAATACTATTTACCCTGCTTTCTTTTCAGTGACAGCCTTCAGGAGAAAGACAAGCGGCTAAAGGCGAAATTACTGCCTATGTTACGAAACCTTCTTTATGAATTCAATCAATATTTTGGCGTAGCGGTTTGTATTGGGGTAGGGAGGCCATATAAGGAAGCCGAGCAATTTGTCGCATCTTATCGGGAAGCTCTTCATACTGTTCGTGATCTAGATGTTGAACAAGATGTCACTTATGCCTTTTATCATGAAGGGAAAAGTGCTAACGTACCTCGGCATGATCGCACACAGGAGCAGGAGTCGATTGTGATTAATGCGATCAACAATGGTGACTTCACAAGAGCGATGAAAGAACTTGATGTGTATGTAGAAATGATTGCAGTTGAACCAACTTCCACTTATGTTCAAAAACTGAATGAACTCTTTCTTGTCGCTGAGCGTATTCTTCAAAACAATGGAATCGTCTTATCTTCTTATGCATACATCCGTGCGGAAAATGAGTATGAAGCTAGCAGTCTAGCGCGAGAAAAGCTACGAAAGTTGAGTGTGCATGTCCATGAATGGCGTGCGCTCCATGGCGGGGATCGTCTTGAACAGGTCAAGCAATACATTCGAGCCCATTTTCATAAACAGCTCACCCTTGAAGAAGCAGCGGAGCACGTTGAGCTTAGCCCCTATTACGTCAGTAAATTATTTAAAGATAAGAGCGGCATGACATTCATTGATTACGTTACAGAAGTTCGGATTGGCGAAGCAAAACGAGAAATGCTGGATGCCTCCAAAAGTTTAAAAGAGATTTGTTTCAACGTCGGATATAAAGATCCGAATTATTTCAGTCGAGTATTTAAACGAAAAGCCGGCTTATCGCCTTCGCAATATCGTGAGAAGTTGTTGGTGTGA
- a CDS encoding sensor histidine kinase, which translates to MKIQARFILFFTLLVILMNGVAFYLFHNSQRTIDDYHTSFERFIVLNEISQQTNTVYEAMNTYLTARTQTELTAYATERKILSQEKEELLDTVKNEGNDQIVTNYENMIESFLLECDITVQAFQRQEINQYSGHLNEAAQISAFIQETTLTLINSELTDYRIFYNEMDQKSSYLQWMGISLFVSMIIFSLLMAFWFSRGITKPIHELAAAAKKLAKGDFTANKVVVKSRSELRLLAETFYRMQENIQGLIIEMKQKSELDQLLKEMELKSLQSQMNPHFLFNTLNTISRRAYIEGAEQTSELIESVAALLRYNLGNLAKDVTLKDELTIVREYFFIQKSRFGERVKFDVIADENVLDCKIPVLTLQPIVENAFIHGVETYEEGGKIMIRIYAEQDDVIIEVADNGVGMETTRLSQLFSNDEHSPIDNRQGHSTGLGMQNVKKRIELFSQQAGSMTVHSSKEVGTTVRLNLPYRKPKGDEQFA; encoded by the coding sequence ATGAAAATTCAAGCGAGATTTATTCTCTTTTTTACATTGCTTGTGATTTTGATGAACGGTGTCGCGTTTTACTTGTTTCATAACAGTCAGCGTACGATTGATGATTATCACACGAGTTTTGAGCGGTTTATCGTCTTAAATGAAATCTCGCAACAAACCAATACGGTCTATGAAGCGATGAATACGTATTTAACGGCACGAACGCAAACGGAATTAACCGCTTATGCCACTGAACGAAAAATTCTTTCGCAAGAAAAAGAAGAGCTCCTCGATACAGTGAAAAATGAAGGAAACGATCAAATCGTCACAAACTATGAAAACATGATCGAAAGCTTTTTACTTGAATGCGACATTACCGTGCAGGCTTTTCAGAGGCAGGAAATTAATCAATATTCAGGTCACTTAAACGAAGCGGCGCAAATCTCTGCGTTTATTCAGGAAACGACCTTAACGCTTATTAATTCTGAATTAACGGATTACCGCATCTTTTACAATGAAATGGATCAAAAAAGTTCCTACCTTCAGTGGATGGGGATTTCGTTATTCGTTTCCATGATTATCTTTAGCCTCTTAATGGCCTTCTGGTTTTCGCGTGGCATTACAAAACCGATTCATGAACTTGCTGCTGCAGCTAAAAAACTAGCAAAGGGAGATTTTACGGCAAATAAAGTTGTCGTAAAGTCGAGAAGTGAACTGCGGTTATTGGCAGAAACCTTTTACCGCATGCAGGAAAATATACAAGGATTAATTATTGAAATGAAGCAAAAATCAGAGCTTGATCAGCTTTTGAAAGAAATGGAGTTAAAAAGTCTTCAAAGTCAGATGAATCCTCACTTTCTTTTTAATACCCTTAATACGATTTCAAGACGTGCTTATATTGAAGGGGCTGAACAAACGAGTGAGCTCATTGAATCGGTAGCGGCTCTTCTACGTTACAATCTTGGTAATCTAGCAAAAGACGTGACATTAAAAGATGAATTAACGATTGTGAGGGAATATTTTTTTATTCAGAAGTCGCGGTTTGGTGAACGAGTGAAATTTGATGTGATTGCAGACGAGAACGTGCTAGACTGCAAAATCCCTGTGCTAACGCTTCAGCCGATTGTTGAAAATGCCTTTATACACGGTGTGGAAACGTATGAAGAAGGCGGAAAAATTATGATACGCATTTATGCGGAACAAGACGATGTCATTATTGAGGTGGCAGACAACGGAGTAGGAATGGAAACGACAAGGCTGTCACAATTATTTTCTAATGATGAACATTCGCCTATAGATAATAGACAGGGACATTCTACGGGTCTTGGCATGCAAAATGTGAAGAAACGAATCGAATTGTTCTCCCAACAGGCCGGTTCCATGACCGTTCATTCTTCTAAAGAAGTTGGAACAACGGTCCGACTGAATTTACCTTATAGAAAACCAAAAGGAGATGAACAATTTGCTTAA
- a CDS encoding sugar-binding protein, translating to MARWIYVIGGLLVTVTFSFFLFCSVRAFNLTPDRPSASYKAPDYRFVLVTEEVDNDYWRLVEKGARAAAEKHHVSLQYTGPKQANLDEHMKMIEMAAASKVDGIIAQGLNQEVSPTIINRVSEKGIPFLTIDTDAPESKRVAYVGTDNYYAGFLAGQALLKDTEGEVKVGIITGRYDSANQKLRVEGFKDAIKGSDRVNVVAIAESQITRIQAAEKTYEMIKDYPDVNAFYGTSALDAIGIVQVLESIGMTDRVYVIGFDVLPETLQLLKEGKLEATVEQKPYEMGYDAVELMIQVLEGDKVSTYHHTMTDVVRQKDLTETETMTPGGMKQQ from the coding sequence ATGGCGCGCTGGATATATGTGATTGGTGGTTTGCTAGTAACGGTAACATTTTCTTTTTTTCTCTTCTGTTCTGTAAGGGCTTTCAACTTAACCCCAGACCGCCCTTCTGCTTCTTATAAAGCTCCGGATTATCGCTTCGTTCTTGTTACGGAAGAGGTTGATAATGATTACTGGCGACTTGTCGAAAAAGGAGCACGCGCTGCAGCTGAGAAGCATCATGTGTCGTTACAGTATACCGGCCCCAAACAAGCTAACCTTGATGAACATATGAAAATGATTGAAATGGCGGCTGCATCAAAAGTGGATGGCATCATCGCGCAGGGATTGAATCAAGAGGTGTCACCTACGATTATTAATCGCGTATCAGAAAAAGGGATTCCTTTTCTAACTATAGATACGGATGCTCCTGAAAGTAAGCGCGTGGCGTACGTTGGAACGGATAATTATTATGCTGGGTTTCTAGCAGGACAAGCGTTACTAAAAGATACAGAAGGTGAGGTAAAGGTCGGCATCATTACGGGCCGTTATGATTCAGCAAATCAAAAGCTTCGGGTCGAGGGATTTAAAGATGCGATTAAAGGGAGCGATCGCGTGAACGTCGTTGCTATCGCTGAATCTCAAATTACACGAATCCAAGCAGCCGAAAAAACGTATGAGATGATAAAAGATTACCCTGACGTTAATGCCTTTTACGGAACGAGTGCCCTTGATGCGATCGGCATCGTTCAAGTTCTTGAAAGTATTGGCATGACTGATCGCGTCTATGTGATTGGGTTTGATGTTCTCCCGGAAACCCTTCAACTTCTTAAAGAGGGAAAGCTTGAAGCGACTGTTGAACAAAAACCATATGAGATGGGATACGACGCGGTAGAATTGATGATTCAAGTGCTTGAAGGTGATAAGGTTTCCACCTATCACCACACGATGACAGATGTAGTGCGGCAGAAAGACTTGACCGAAACAGAAACAATGACGCCGGGAGGGATGAAACAACAATGA
- a CDS encoding SCO7613 C-terminal domain-containing membrane protein, with product MNEEEREEVFRSELKRLRLKDYITDQTYEIVSSAYEKMVHPSIEVVEAVEENEQVLTPPEKVPAKVAPVTEKKTKSTQELRDRNLTWILIIGVVFLLLGALVLATSTWDVMTSIMKTALIGGIAAVFFGISWLSGHKLRIEKTAFSFLVLGSLFLPIVVFSAGYFQLFGEWLSVRGAGNEVLGLIGVLICLPLYFIQAKRQQSRLFVWFSFVTLSIGAAFFIQVFQPTVDLFYLGIVLFNGLLLLTYARAKKYEHLVLFTKELPIYAQGNLILSTLLLLFFYESEVFYSFNVIVTAFLYLAMIYIGKQKEYHFVFTLLLVYGIYQLIEHSVLESADVMLYALVGFIFIGLQSVDRLQNPYMKKVFQLTSGAVSLCAFLFITYKGLFLRYDDPSWLLVLGYVIISINYIALANVTRYRIFGFLAPLFLAAAGLYSMSLLYTEPSTEMVMIHMFATGVLLYAGGFYWNDWAVTKRIKTGALAISFGPILLSLLLGLVSGRWWLESSLLLVLGFLYLSIYQKGKWKWLRDTGALLYPITWGLALLALYPQFARNDFYESAFGAPFHTAIAAILILGVHYYWRKKGMQVLEEMAFWTGVSFYGLSLLLLLAGTVNELFVRSGLLLGGVGMLYLIFKRTKEETLWPLLSLFTLGTYLSIAEAFPFQGMFQWLPGAVFLILIADTLGKKDIVIQQGYFYLGHLYLPAALLYTVFEQGNEAVLYVVALFVYVYSVLTRQIEWEIRTFLYAAFTVLPFLYIAILDFLEMQSEAYTYTGFVPSIVMFGLWFFLGETWKERIKWYAVPFAVLGLFPFINTYEEIQLVPLAVGFLYATMALYMIHQSGWQLFTVVPLLFVQSMIFLLPIETTLMKTLVYVGAAAVLLTAGYFIHQTLYSLRANPMNEKYIDWYAIIAFLLVLNLYQDLTFASLWADELRALFIVAFFMLQIKRVPAGIPAKVMKTAAALSLFVPYYTLLHHLEINEYIVTEVYVLPCLAVSIYLSKRTWDQNKQIMSIIEWGVLLVVAAILVFDALSSNTIYDALIAGGLSLASVLAGFFYRIKSYFLIGCSVLLLNLLLQTRPYWGNMPWWAYLLIAGATLISVASFYEWQKQNKNEKGDTLLQVKKQQLLAKWKQWR from the coding sequence ATGAATGAGGAAGAAAGGGAAGAGGTGTTTCGCTCTGAACTAAAGCGGCTTAGGCTAAAAGATTACATAACTGATCAAACATACGAGATCGTGTCTAGTGCTTATGAAAAAATGGTTCATCCTTCTATTGAAGTGGTTGAAGCAGTGGAAGAGAACGAGCAAGTACTTACTCCACCAGAAAAGGTTCCCGCTAAGGTGGCGCCAGTAACAGAGAAGAAAACGAAATCCACGCAGGAGCTTAGGGATCGAAATTTAACGTGGATCTTAATTATTGGCGTTGTGTTTTTGCTACTGGGGGCACTTGTTCTTGCTACAAGTACGTGGGATGTCATGACGTCCATCATGAAGACCGCACTTATTGGAGGAATTGCGGCTGTTTTCTTTGGGATTAGCTGGCTGAGTGGTCATAAGCTCCGCATCGAAAAAACGGCTTTTTCATTTTTAGTTCTAGGAAGTCTTTTTCTTCCGATCGTTGTTTTTTCAGCAGGATACTTTCAGCTCTTTGGTGAATGGCTATCCGTCCGTGGCGCGGGGAATGAAGTGCTTGGTTTGATTGGTGTCTTGATTTGTTTACCGCTTTATTTCATCCAAGCTAAGCGTCAGCAATCGCGGTTATTTGTTTGGTTTTCATTTGTGACATTGAGCATCGGCGCAGCTTTTTTTATTCAAGTGTTTCAGCCGACAGTGGATCTGTTTTATCTTGGAATCGTGTTGTTTAACGGATTGCTGTTGCTAACCTATGCGCGAGCAAAGAAGTATGAGCATCTCGTTCTTTTCACGAAAGAACTTCCGATTTATGCGCAAGGGAATCTGATTCTCTCAACCTTGCTTCTTCTGTTCTTTTACGAAAGCGAAGTTTTTTATAGTTTTAATGTCATTGTGACAGCATTTTTATATCTTGCCATGATCTATATTGGCAAACAAAAAGAATATCATTTTGTGTTTACGCTTTTGCTCGTCTATGGAATCTATCAGCTAATCGAGCATTCTGTCCTTGAATCGGCAGACGTTATGCTATATGCGCTTGTAGGGTTTATTTTTATTGGGCTACAGTCGGTCGATCGTCTTCAAAATCCGTATATGAAAAAAGTATTTCAGCTAACGAGTGGTGCCGTATCGCTCTGCGCCTTTCTCTTTATTACGTATAAAGGATTATTCTTACGTTATGATGATCCGTCATGGCTTCTTGTGCTCGGTTATGTGATCATTAGCATCAATTATATCGCTCTTGCAAATGTAACCCGTTATCGGATTTTTGGATTTTTAGCCCCATTATTTCTTGCTGCAGCTGGCCTTTACTCGATGAGCTTGCTGTACACGGAACCCTCAACCGAAATGGTGATGATCCACATGTTTGCAACAGGGGTCCTTTTATATGCAGGTGGCTTTTACTGGAATGATTGGGCAGTCACGAAAAGAATAAAGACGGGGGCACTCGCCATTTCGTTTGGCCCCATCCTCTTGTCGCTTTTACTTGGACTCGTTAGCGGTCGATGGTGGTTGGAAAGTAGCTTATTACTCGTACTTGGCTTTTTGTATTTATCAATCTATCAAAAAGGGAAGTGGAAGTGGCTTCGCGATACTGGAGCGCTACTGTATCCGATTACGTGGGGACTCGCATTACTTGCACTTTATCCCCAATTTGCGAGAAACGATTTTTATGAAAGTGCTTTTGGAGCACCGTTTCATACAGCAATCGCAGCAATCTTAATCCTCGGCGTTCACTATTATTGGCGAAAAAAAGGCATGCAAGTATTGGAAGAGATGGCCTTTTGGACGGGTGTCAGCTTTTATGGATTATCGTTACTTCTCTTGCTTGCAGGGACGGTAAATGAATTGTTTGTTCGTTCAGGACTGTTGCTCGGTGGCGTTGGTATGCTTTATCTTATTTTCAAGCGTACGAAAGAAGAAACGTTATGGCCGCTACTAAGTCTTTTTACACTAGGGACCTATCTTTCGATTGCGGAAGCTTTCCCTTTTCAAGGAATGTTTCAGTGGCTCCCAGGAGCAGTCTTCCTGATCCTGATTGCCGATACGCTTGGGAAAAAAGATATCGTAATCCAGCAGGGTTATTTCTATCTTGGTCATCTCTATTTACCTGCCGCTCTCCTTTACACCGTTTTTGAACAAGGTAACGAGGCGGTTTTATATGTCGTCGCGCTTTTTGTTTATGTTTATTCTGTGCTTACGAGGCAGATCGAATGGGAAATTCGCACCTTTTTATATGCAGCGTTTACGGTTCTTCCTTTTCTTTATATAGCGATCCTTGATTTTTTAGAAATGCAAAGCGAGGCGTATACGTATACAGGGTTTGTACCGAGTATCGTGATGTTTGGTTTATGGTTCTTTCTTGGTGAAACATGGAAAGAACGGATTAAATGGTATGCAGTGCCGTTTGCCGTACTTGGACTATTCCCTTTTATCAACACTTACGAGGAAATTCAGTTGGTCCCTTTAGCTGTTGGTTTCTTGTATGCCACTATGGCCTTATACATGATCCATCAATCCGGTTGGCAGCTGTTCACGGTTGTTCCTCTTCTTTTCGTGCAATCGATGATCTTCCTTCTGCCAATCGAGACGACCTTGATGAAAACATTGGTATATGTTGGCGCAGCAGCCGTTCTACTTACGGCTGGTTACTTCATTCATCAAACACTCTATTCACTTCGGGCAAACCCGATGAATGAAAAGTATATCGATTGGTACGCAATCATTGCCTTTTTATTGGTGTTGAACCTCTATCAAGACTTAACGTTTGCCTCTCTTTGGGCGGATGAGCTAAGAGCTCTCTTTATCGTTGCTTTTTTCATGTTACAAATAAAAAGGGTTCCAGCTGGAATTCCTGCAAAAGTGATGAAAACCGCTGCGGCGCTCTCGCTATTTGTCCCGTATTACACGCTTCTTCATCACCTTGAAATCAACGAATACATTGTAACGGAAGTCTATGTATTGCCGTGTCTTGCGGTTAGTATTTATTTATCAAAGCGGACGTGGGATCAAAACAAACAAATCATGAGTATTATTGAATGGGGCGTTCTTTTGGTCGTAGCCGCAATTCTTGTATTCGATGCGCTTAGTAGTAATACTATTTATGATGCGCTCATTGCTGGAGGGCTTTCCCTTGCTTCAGTACTTGCAGGCTTTTTCTATCGAATCAAATCTTACTTCCTGATCGGTTGTAGCGTGTTGCTTTTAAATCTTCTATTGCAAACGAGGCCTTACTGGGGCAACATGCCGTGGTGGGCTTACCTCTTAATCGCAGGCGCGACTTTGATTTCTGTAGCCAGTTTCTACGAGTGGCAGAAGCAGAATAAAAATGAAAAAGGAGATACGCTGTTACAAGTGAAGAAACAGCAGCTTTTAGCGAAATGGAAGCAATGGCGTTAA
- a CDS encoding ABC transporter ATP-binding protein: MSSNKKPSKRKRPDDLKGTVARIWRYLSIQKGWLFLVIVMVVFSSGFSLLGPYLTSVVIDNYLVPGKLEGLPLILGWLVAVYVLQSAATFFQNFWMIGIAQKTVYRMRKDLFHHLHRLPIPFFDKKTHGELMSRLTNDIENVSRTLNSSVIQIFSSVLTLVGTVGLMLWLSPLLTLITFTIIPLMFLGMKWITNRTGHYFKEQQRNLGEMNSVIEETLSGQQIIKSFSQEKRVLTQLDEKNEALRTSGFWAMTYSGFIPKLMNVLNNVSFLLIAAAGGLLSLKGLVSIGVIVAFIQYSRLFTRPLNDLANQFNTILSAVAGAERVFNILDEKEERPDEGDAVSLQQVKGKVAFRNVSFGYEKDGATLTNLSFEAKAGESVAIIGPTGAGKTTIVNLLMRFYELNGGTIEVDDHDVTKVKRESLRQNMGFVLQDTFLFNGTVRENIRYGRLDATDEEVEEAARVANAHTFISRLSKGYDTVLNQDGGGISYGQRQLLSIARAVLADPAILILDEATSSIDTRTEIQIQKALWSLMEGRTSFIIAHRLNTIQRADQIIALDQGKIIEKGTHEQLLEQKGYLWGQVGT, translated from the coding sequence ATGAGCTCAAACAAAAAACCCTCTAAACGAAAACGACCGGATGATTTGAAGGGAACAGTTGCACGAATTTGGCGCTATTTATCCATCCAAAAAGGCTGGCTTTTTCTTGTCATTGTGATGGTCGTGTTTAGTTCAGGATTTAGTTTGCTTGGTCCTTATTTAACAAGCGTAGTGATTGATAACTATCTTGTGCCAGGTAAGTTAGAAGGTCTGCCGTTGATTCTGGGTTGGCTTGTCGCCGTCTATGTGTTGCAATCAGCAGCAACCTTTTTTCAGAACTTCTGGATGATCGGCATTGCACAGAAAACGGTTTATCGCATGAGAAAAGATTTGTTTCATCATCTTCATCGCCTGCCCATTCCTTTTTTTGATAAGAAAACGCACGGTGAACTTATGAGTCGACTAACAAACGATATTGAAAATGTTAGTCGTACGTTAAATAGTTCGGTCATCCAGATCTTCTCTAGTGTCCTAACACTGGTTGGTACAGTAGGGCTGATGTTGTGGTTAAGTCCGCTTTTAACGTTAATCACGTTCACGATCATTCCCCTTATGTTTCTCGGGATGAAGTGGATTACGAATCGAACTGGGCATTATTTTAAAGAACAGCAGCGAAACCTTGGAGAAATGAATAGCGTCATTGAGGAGACGCTATCAGGACAGCAAATTATTAAATCCTTTTCTCAAGAAAAGCGTGTCTTAACACAATTAGATGAAAAAAATGAAGCGCTACGAACGTCGGGGTTCTGGGCAATGACGTATTCTGGATTTATTCCGAAATTGATGAACGTACTGAATAACGTTAGTTTCTTGCTTATTGCGGCGGCTGGAGGTTTGCTGTCACTTAAAGGTTTGGTTTCAATTGGTGTCATCGTGGCGTTCATTCAGTACTCGCGTCTTTTTACAAGACCGCTGAATGATCTGGCAAACCAATTTAATACGATATTATCCGCTGTAGCTGGTGCGGAGCGCGTCTTTAACATTTTGGATGAGAAAGAAGAGCGGCCGGATGAAGGGGATGCGGTGTCACTCCAACAGGTGAAAGGGAAAGTTGCCTTTCGAAACGTATCGTTTGGTTATGAAAAAGATGGTGCAACGCTTACGAATCTCTCGTTTGAAGCAAAAGCAGGTGAATCGGTTGCGATTATTGGCCCAACCGGAGCAGGGAAAACAACGATTGTGAACCTGCTCATGCGCTTCTACGAACTGAATGGGGGCACAATCGAAGTGGATGATCACGACGTTACGAAAGTGAAGCGTGAAAGTCTGAGACAAAACATGGGTTTTGTTCTTCAAGATACCTTTTTGTTTAACGGAACCGTTCGTGAAAACATTCGCTATGGACGACTGGATGCAACGGATGAAGAAGTAGAAGAAGCGGCGCGAGTAGCCAATGCGCACACGTTTATTTCAAGATTATCTAAAGGATATGATACAGTGCTGAATCAAGACGGGGGAGGGATTAGTTACGGTCAAAGACAGCTTCTTTCCATTGCTAGAGCGGTACTTGCCGATCCTGCGATTTTGATCCTCGACGAAGCAACAAGTAGCATTGATACGCGAACGGAAATTCAAATCCAAAAAGCGCTCTGGTCGTTAATGGAAGGTAGAACGAGCTTTATTATCGCCCACCGTTTAAATACGATCCAACGAGCCGATCAAATTATCGCTCTCGATCAAGGGAAGATTATTGAAAAAGGCACTCATGAACAATTATTAGAGCAAAAAGGTTATTTGTGGGGTCAGGTCGGAACCTGA